cctCGCTTCCCCAAGCAAACTTTATCTTCTCGGCGCAAGCGCTCTTtataaagttgagaaaaaaattttcgaacaaacGGGGCAGCGAgggtaattttttcttaaaagagagctcttttgagaaattttgccaaaaaatttaaaacttgaaaaactgtCAACATTTGATTTTGAATGCTTTGCATGAGACTAAAGTAACATATTGCTTGGGAAATCGCCCGAagttttttcttggaaaaaggTCATAAttatttggaagaattttgaggaagaaaataatttttggaaaatgcttacagggtgtctaacaaaatattttaaaatattttaaaggaAGGGGGATGGGAGAGGCAAAActttgtattcaaatttttcaattttccaatgtcTTTTCTTGAAACatctttagattttttcaaatttgaacgacatttggaaaaaaaatacacaaatttttcaaaataaaacggcgaattttaaagtaaaatgaGTAAGCGAGATAAAATAAAAGTGTTgtcatttgataggtatatgtgacgcgaccagcgataccataccatatgtcggcaaaaatttttttcgttttattgtggtttctggtagtgtttttcttcctcttttcaatggtgcaaacagattttcaaaatattaaaatctgacaaatttgcaaaatttcaaagttgcgtattttttgaaattcaaaaaccaaaattctgagaaaaacgtttttgaaagtttgggttatttttgtaacatttttaaaaaccagtgaacagtattttttttttttttttgattttcttcatcttttaatggttttacatcataatatttttttttttttttgacatttttttatgaaagcacttttgtaaaaccggtttttcaccactaaaacgacgtgtttgagatcggtgggtacacccattccaaagtataggcttcacagtatatgaatcgacaaaaaatttttttttgatattttctgactttttccatgaaaacgcgattatctcaaaaaaaagttttccgacttatggtatggtatcgctggtcgcgtcacatatATCGTATACCTACCCtcggaaaaaagaaacaaacaagTTCCGGCGAAGCgaggcaaaagctctcgaaaatcggTACTTCAAGAGgtataaaaaacgatgtttttttgtgcgATGATTTACTTATACcaagtttattattttgattcaaaatccTTAaatcgaatgatgatttttttttaaaattcgtaattgaaaaacaaagcaacgggcccgagcgaagcgaggacaaaagctctcaaaaaagtgtaattaatgttttaaaaaattgacaaatgaaCCCTTTTCTacaaactttttccaaaattcaagataacaggagaaattaatttgataatttcaaatctgactgaaaaaacaggacttttggatataattgttaaaaagcaggactttagcaggacCGTCAGACACTGTGAAAATTAGtgaataattaaaatcaaaaaattatcatcaaaaacattgaattcATGCAACACAGTTCTAACTTCCACCGAATAACTCgctcatcaagaaaaaaaccaTTCACCTGTTCCTCAAGCAATGTTGACTTTCCAGTACAAAgtccccaaagttgaaaaaaaattgagcaagtAAGAGACATTCTATTGTGAAAAcggagatttttcaaaaattcagacaagaaattgataattttggaaaaattgccttAGAATAAACCAAATAAACGTCCTACGACTACGAGATCCGAAGTTATGCAATTCGTATGAAATCAACAAACCCAATTAGGTAAAGGACACATCATCAACAGGTAACCCAGGTGAATAGCTAAAGAATGTGCTGAAGCATTTCAGAAGTATGAAATCTAAGCAGAAAACGTAGCACGAAAAACAAAACGACATCGAAATAAGATctaggtaagtatttattgaaaaaaaaaaagaaaaaaagaaaatacgtgAAAAACAGTGCTGtttaaaaaacaagaaagaaTAGTTAGAATAACAAATTTGATTTCATGTATATGTAGGAATAAttgtgaaaacaaaaaacaatattaaTGTAGATAGGTTATCTTATATTTAacacaaaattctaaaaatataaaaaaagcaaaaaattcacagaaagtACGTCTTTCTTGCTGCCTACAACTCATTGAACAGAAAATTGAATACTAATAAGTACTTCTCAATCTTCATCACTGAGAAACCAGTTTAGAATCATACGTCGAGTTTCGAAACCAAAAATTCGCTCAACTTCGCGAATCCAATACCGATCACGTTCGTAATATTTACGTATTTTCACTAGTTCAACTTCTTCATCGCTGACATAAACATATCTCAAAAACTCATCCAGCTTGTTGAGCAAATTTTGAGGATTATTATCGGGCGAAGAACAAATATCACggaaaatttcgttgaaaaattcatcaatcggAACAATTCCCTTGAAATCAACAATCTGATTTTCACTACCTAAACACCACGATACAAAGGTATTGAagcaattttctttaaaaagatGCCAATAATTCGGCGATGAGatctttttctgaaaatgttctAACAATGTTTGCTTGACAGATTTCATCTCTCCAGGCGAAAAAACTTGCTCGGTTATTTTAACcagcacgttgaaattttctatttcgtcCCAATAATGAACAGCGCGACCGGAAAAAGAGGAAACCACTTGTTTCTTTAGACTTGAGATGGTCGAAAAATCTCCTGTAAGAACTGTttcgataaaattattcaacttattCCATGATTCATACTCCAGAATGAATGATTCGTCATAAATGTAGTCTGACTCTAGTATCTTCTTGAAGAATTCCCGAGCATCATGAgcatttcccaaaaaaaaggtcactATGGCGATTACTTCATCGAATTTCTTATCGTATAATAATCCGGCGCAATAGTCTACCATATCGCGAGACTCCTTAATCCGATTCACAAGTTGCAGCTGATCGGCTTCATCAGGGATACATAAATTCAAGATATTAATGTCGCACTTCGAAGCAATGATAGACATATCTAGAGCGAGATACAATTCTCTTCTAGTATGTTCATTCAccaatggcaaaaatttcatgaaaaattcgtaACTACTCGGTGAATACTCGCGACAATGCatgaaagaattgaataaaatgtcaGCACGGTTTTCAACAATGTGTCTCTTAAGACGATCCGGAGCTGTATGCCAAACTTCGATCAATATAATCATATACTCTTCACACCCCATCGCATTGGCACATACGTTTTCTAGATATTGAACAAATTGCTGCTCAGTAATTCGATCTTTTACGACGGTCCAAACTATAAGAACACTCTCTGGCATAGGCCTGCAGAACTGCGCAGAATTTTCGTCGATGAAAAAAGCACTCATTAATTCGACAGGAATTTGATTGACCAGCTGAAATTGTTGAAAGGAAGACATCGTCGTCAGCATTATTTTAACAGATTCCCACGACTCAGGCAGAATGTCAGCAGCAACCGATATTTGTTCGTCTTCGTTTAATTGACTCCAAAAATGTTCGAAAGCGTAAGGCAAAGCCTGATTGGCAGACGCCACGGCCATAGTGACATGGATCGAAGCATCTTCAGGTCGAATCACACCTGGCATTCTAAACCACATTTCATGCAAGTCGTGTCTATAGCATGCAATCCAATACGCCACTATCAAATCGGAAATCCCCAGTAAGCAAAAATACTCTGGGAGAGAGTTTATGGGAAATCTTGCTAGTTCATTGGCCATACCATACGAACATATTAAAACGAACTTCTGCTCCGCGTTTAATTTTCCTTCCATCAACATATTCGATGCGCTCcttttgtaatcaatttcatCGTTTTGGCGCCAAATGATGAGATTGAGATCGAAATTACTGGGGCAATATCTGCGAATTCTATCCCTGAATATATCGTACTTGAAATGGCTTATCCAGAGTTGTGTTTCGTTACAAATcattttcaaggattttttcaacgtttcttcGATACGTCGAGgtgtttttaataattctatcaattttccTGATTCTCCTTCGTAGTCTTCATCCAGATTAAAAACTGTTCTGAAAAAGTCGTATGTGTTCTCTGGTATTTTTCTACATTTCGCACGACTGAGGTAATGATACCATAATTGCAGAACCACTGTATGGCTGGCTATATGCTGCAATGTTGGTACAGATTCGTGGAAAACGAACAGTCTTTCTGGTGGATTGTCGTGCTCCAAATCTCCAGCATCGTCGACTTCCATAGTTACAAATATTCAGCTTAGATCGGGTTACGCGATGAAATTTGATGGAATATCTGAAATgagaatttccacaaaaaatctACTTAGACGTTATCTTGAACTTgtggtattaggtaggtatattttacattttataggTTAGGTAGGAATGCATGCGTACACTACACAGATTTGGTAACATATAATTCTCATGCTATCATGTTCAttgaagggtcattccacgtcaattggac
The sequence above is a segment of the Planococcus citri chromosome 3, ihPlaCitr1.1, whole genome shotgun sequence genome. Coding sequences within it:
- the LOC135841455 gene encoding uncharacterized protein LOC135841455; amino-acid sequence: MEVDDAGDLEHDNPPERLFVFHESVPTLQHIASHTVVLQLWYHYLSRAKCRKIPENTYDFFRTVFNLDEDYEGESGKLIELLKTPRRIEETLKKSLKMICNETQLWISHFKYDIFRDRIRRYCPSNFDLNLIIWRQNDEIDYKRSASNMLMEGKLNAEQKFVLICSYGMANELARFPINSLPEYFCLLGISDLIVAYWIACYRHDLHEMWFRMPGVIRPEDASIHVTMAVASANQALPYAFEHFWSQLNEDEQISVAADILPESWESVKIMLTTMSSFQQFQLVNQIPVELMSAFFIDENSAQFCRPMPESVLIVWTVVKDRITEQQFVQYLENVCANAMGCEEYMIILIEVWHTAPDRLKRHIVENRADILFNSFMHCREYSPSSYEFFMKFLPLVNEHTRRELYLALDMSIIASKCDINILNLCIPDEADQLQLVNRIKESRDMVDYCAGLLYDKKFDEVIAIVTFFLGNAHDAREFFKKILESDYIYDESFILEYESWNKLNNFIETVLTGDFSTISSLKKQVVSSFSGRAVHYWDEIENFNVLVKITEQVFSPGEMKSVKQTLLEHFQKKISSPNYWHLFKENCFNTFVSWCLGSENQIVDFKGIVPIDEFFNEIFRDICSSPDNNPQNLLNKLDEFLRYVYVSDEEVELVKIRKYYERDRYWIREVERIFGFETRRMILNWFLSDED